From the Paenibacillus sp. R14(2021) genome, the window GTTTTCGTATTATTGTTGAATTCCGCATCGATCTTTAAACTGTCGAAAAACGCTCTAAAGGGAACAAGTGTTGTCCCACTTGGCATGATAAAGCCAGTTAGATCTTGCTTAACACCATCAATAAAGATGGTTGGTGTCATGTTCTCATGCGAATAAGTGCCATCTGCACTTACTGCATGTGTTTGAATGGTACCGCTTGAAACAATCGAAACAGTCAGAAGCGCCAATGCCCATATTTTGTTTGTTTTTTTCATCATTTCTTCACTCTCCTTTAGATTTTCATTTGATTACTCAAGCTTAAAAAGGTAGGTCAGCCTCTTATCTATCAAAGAGATTGACCTACTTCCTACTAACCTGTAACGTTTATTGTTACATTATTACTAGCGTCCCTTGTAATTGTTGCATGATCTTCCTCGGATACTGAAAAAGAAGAACTTGGAACCGCCACGCCATCGTTCGCAGTTAGCGTAACCAATTTAGCTATCCTTCAACTAATTGATAAAATCTAATGTCACCTTTTTCTGTTTCAGCTATCAGTATGTCATTTCGCTCTTTGACACGGAATATCTTTGTTCCCACTTCCAGTTTATTTGCTGTTCCGTTTTTAAAATCTTTACCAACATTACTTTGGTGACTGATTTCAGTTACTTGTACGTCTTTGGTTAAATTTAACTCCCCTACCCATGAAACTCCTGCATTATATATAGTGTCTCTATACATAAAAATATTAGCATTCGAATCCATTCTTAAAACTTCTTGAGCAGTTGGATTTCCAATTGTATTAGTCTCACTCTGCTGTTCTGAAATCTGCTTGGTGGGTTCTTTTCCGCAACCAATCAACAAAGAAAAACTACATATTACAACATACATAAAAATCCTTTTCACCAAATTGTCCCCCCCTTTACAAATCCATTAATTGAAATTGAGACGTGGAAATCCTCACGAATGTTGCAGCCTTTATTCAACTCTCCTGCCCGTTAGTTGAGAAAACGGCAGCCATAAGCTGGCTGCCGTATCTTCGTGTTTATTCAGCTATCGTTCCCAGTTAGCTCAACCACCGACTGGCGCAAGTGTCGGTGGTTTACTGTTAAACTTAGATCCCTTATCGTAATTAATTATTTATTTCAAAACTGTTTAATACAGCATCCCATGCCAGCTCTGATGCAAATAATCCAATATGACCAGCATTAAGATCTGGGTTATCGACTTCATTGGTTGAAGCCATAAATAAAACGTCACCATCGTCAATTGTGTGAAATGGATATATTGCTCTTGCCATAGAAGTATGTACCTGTTTGGACAATTGGCGCAAAGAAACAGGCGGTAACTTCTGGTTGGTTACGACTACTGTCAATGTGGTATTTCCTAGCTTCTTAACAGAGTCATCCATAAGATTTTCTAAGTTCATATAGCGTGTATTTGTATGGTTATCATAATAACCTCTCACAATCGAACCGTCTCTACCTAAAATGGCTCCCATCGAATTGACAACTGTATACACTACAATTTTCGTTGGACCGATTTGCCGAAAAGCTGCACCTTGGCCTCCTGTTTCCCAATGGTTAAACCCTTTTCCTACTTTTGCTGAACGTCCTGCACCAGTTGCACCCATTGGAAACTTGTTTATTTGTGTACTTAGAAAGGCAGCACTTCCGAGTTGCTTATCTGGGTAGATCGCGTTATCCCTTCCGACGAAGTCATAGATGGTTGCTGCAGCCACTCTAGGCATAGAATTTGTTGAGTAACCGCTCTGGGCCAATAATTCAGAGGTAACTCCAGTCACAGCCTCTAATCCATGAACGGAACCGCCAGTTAAACAAATTGCGTCAAGAACTCGCTCTCCAGCAGAAAAATTGTGATTATCGGTAGTGAATGTAGATGGGGAACCTCCTCTTACATCAACAGCAGCTCTAACTGTTTCTGGAAAGTACAAAACGGTACAACCAGTTGGACCTTCTTTATATTCAGCGATGCCTACCTTTATCGCGGGGAAATCATATTCCAGAATAGCTTTGTTAGTGTTTGTATCGGGTTCAAGCGATAGACTATCATTTGATTTACCCATGTACATTATAGAATCCCCTCCTAAAAGTTGTATATATTTACATTCACAATAATGAACATGCGTTCCCATGTCAATCCATTCAAACATGTATTTCCACGTTAAACTGCACTTTAATTGGAATCTCTTGCGGAGAGCCGCTACTGACACACTAAAAAAATCGGCGATAAAGTTCTCTTCTACGCTCTCCACGGAGCTGGGCATAAATTTGTGTGGTCGATGCTTTTTCATGGCCCAGCATTCCTTGAATAAAATCTAACGGTGCCCCGTTATCCAATAGCTGGCACGCATAAGTATGACGAAAACGATGAGGGTATACGTTTGCCTCGATCGCTCCTCGAACTGCCAGCCGCTTTATCGCCCACCTGAGTGTTGGAATGGCCATACGCTTAACCGGATTCGTGTCCGTTACAAATAAGGCCTTACACGAATCCTTACGGCTTGCCAAGTACTTCTTCAACCATACCTTACACTCAGTTGTGAAGTAAATTTCTCTTTGCTTTGAACCTTTCCCATTTACAATGGCTGAACAGTTCTCCCAATTTAGATCCTCAATGTTGATTCTCTCGACCTCTCCAATACGGCAGCCTGTGCTGTAGAGAAACTCGAGTAGAGCCTTTTCCCTTGTAGTCTGACAGGATATCTTTAGATGAATTACATCTTCCTCCATCGAATTCGTTTATCCATTTTAGGCTCACGTAGCTTGAGTGAAGGGTTGGTGGATAGATAAGTTTCTTCATATGCAAAACGGAAGAGCGAACGCACAAAACGAATACGGTGCCCTAGACTGCTTGGCTTCAAGCGATCAGATTGCTTAGCTAGGTAGTCTTTAAGCAGGTTCAGATTAATCTCAGCAATTTCTAGATCCCCAAGTTCTGTTACCAGCATCTTGAGCTGAAGAGCTAGTAATGACGCCCGAGGGAAAGGAGATTTGTACGTTTCCTACTAAAACTGTTTTTCTGCTTCAGTTAATCGACTGGATTAAGAACCATGGTTGTACTCATGTGGCAATGGAAAGTACAGGCGTATTTTGGAAGCCAATTGTTAACCTCTTAGAATCTGAGGATATTGAGTTTCTAGTCGTGAATGCCCAGCATATGAAGGCACTTCCAGGACGTAAAACCGATGTTAAAGATGCAGAGTGGATTGCCCAACTCCTCCGCCACGGGCTCCTGAAAGCTAGTTTCATTCCAAACCGTACGCAACGTGAACTTCGGGAGTTAGTTCGGTATCGTCGAAGCATCATTGAAGAACGTGCCAGACAGCACAATCGAATTCAGAAGGTTTTAGAAGGAGCAAACATTAAACTTGGGTCCGTTGTTTCCGATATTATGGGCGTCTCGTCTAAGGAGATGCTTCGTGCAATTGCAGACGGCGAAGAAGATCCTGAGAAATTGGCAAACCTGGCTCAACGCTCATTGAAAAAGAAGAAATCAGAACTAGAACTGGCTCTGCGGGGTTACGTAAACCCTCATCAGCGTTTAATGATCAAGACCATTCTAACTCATATCGATTTTCTGTCGGAACAAATAGAGCGGTTAGATCAAGAGGTTGCCCTGAGAGTTAGCTCATTTCAGGAAGATGTAGAACGCCTGGACTCCATACCAGGTATAGCTCCTCGAATGGCGGAACAGATCTTAGCTGAGCTTGGAACAAACATTGAGAAACAGTTTCCTAGTGCGGCTCATTTATGTTCTTGGGCAGCCTTAGTTCCTGGTCACAATGAGAGCGCCGGCAAACGAAAGTCTTCCAAAGGAAAGAAAGGAAACAAATATTTGAAATCTGCTTTAACTGAGGCCGCTCATTCAGTGGGTGCATCTAAAAACTACCTTGGTGCAATGTATCGCCGAGCACTCGCTAAAAAAGGCAGGAAACGAGCCGCTGTTATAGTCGCTCATGCCATGTTAAGAATCGCTTATTACTTACTATCTAGAAAAGAAATGTATGTGGACCTAGGCGAAGACTATTTTGAGAGGCATAAACAAGCAGCCATTGTTCGAAATTCCGTTCGAAGACTTGAAAGCTTAGGATATGCCGTTTCAATCTCAGAAGTTTCTTGATCTACTATCTCCTGATAATGAATTGACGCGGTGCGGCACCTTTAAAAAACTAAAGAACTGCGCCTCTCTTTGGTTTTGTCTTTTTTAGATGTTACTACGAGATGAATTTTCATGGTAGTTGAGCGAAGGCAGCCGATCTTTTCCGATCGACTGCCTTCGTGTCTTTGTTACGCTATCGTGCCCGTTAGCGTACTAGTGTAGGCGAAATTCAGATATTTTTGTATAGCAATCTTAATGTTTGATTTTCCTTGAACTCTCTTTTTAAATAAAAATTGTAGGCTGGTGCAAATGTGTTGGTCAGCAATATTACGTTATCAATACCTAGAGGCTTGATGTCCGCATAAGTAAACTCAAGCATTTTTGAACCTATTCCAAGTCCCTGCAACTCAGATTTAACAAAGAACTCTTCAATTAAATATTCCTTACCTCTCCACCATTGCTTTTCCTTCCCAAGTATCGTTGCAACTATTGAGTTCCCATTAGATTCATCAATTGCTACATACCCTCTAAACCCTGGTGTCTTCCAAAAGTCTAAGAACAATTGTTTAGTAACATCGTATGTCCATTTATTATTCCAAGGAGGTTGGTTAAACACCTCAATAAATAAGGCTATGCAGCGTTCTAAATCATCCTCAATAAGACTTCTGAAAAGCATGAAGTTCTCCCCCTCAAAAACAACCATTATACGCTAATATTCGGCTTGCTTTTAAGGATTCCTTCTCGTAGCAGTTTCCCAAGTAAACTGCCCGTACTTCAATGAAAACGGCAGCTGATCATTAAGCCAGCTGCCGTCGTGTCGTATTGAGCAATAGTCTCCCGTTAGTGCAATAGATGAAAACTGCTAATACGCTAGCCGAATGTAGACTGCCTGCTCGTTTAACTAATTACAAACGTCATTACTTTCTTTCTCTAACCATTGAAGATAATTAAATAGCTCTTTAGATTTAGCTTGAAACCTCTTCGAGTCATACCGAATCACTATTTCATCTTTAATACCGGAGCTTGATGAAAATCCACTTCCATCGGCATTTCTTGTATGTACCCAATTATAAGCTTTCGAAATTGTCATTGTCTTTCCATCATTCATAATAATTTTAATTACTGTCGGGTACTTATTAAATTCTGCTGAGCCATGGACAGGTTTTGAAGAGTTTATTCTACCGATTAAATTGAAAATGATTGTTCTCTCTTGTTCATTAGTCATTTCGCACAATGGAGAATCCGGTGCTCCTGGAAAGTTCCTGACAACCTGCATTGATACAACATCTTCGACCTGTACAATTTGCTTTGATGGTGACTTCCAAGCTGTCAGGATTGTGAGTGACAAGATAATTGTAAGTGCAATTTGAAAATTCTTCATTACTAATCCTCCATTTTTGATTTGGTATTATTTTCTCCAAATCAAATCGAAGTATCCTGCCGTTAGCGTTATGAAAAATGGAGTAGCTGCCGAGGGCAAACTGCTCCATGTTGTTGAACTATCGTTCTCCGTTAGCTTAACAACCTCAACAGCACTACATTCACTAAATAACCATTTGTTCCAGGTCTACCCTACTTAACATTTGCCCGTATGAACTGTTTTCTTCAAACACTGTTCCATTTATAACAGCACCATGCCAATCGACTGATTCCACAGCGCAATACCGTATTTCAGCATCGGTTAAATCTGCATCTTGAAATATACAAGTTTTAAGGTTGGTGGCAATAAGTCGTGCATTTTTCAAATTACACTTTGTGAAATCAACACCAGTTAAAAAACATTCATCAAAGGTGACACCTTGCAAATCCCAGTTCGAAAGATCCCCTGAGTTCACGACATCAATTGAACGAAAACTTCTGATACCATTATTCAACTCGATTATAAGTTCTTCAATCGTTATATCTCTTTCGATGTACATTATTATCGCTCCTTTCCGAACTAACGTCTCCGTTAGTTTAATAAAGGTGTTTTGTAGGAAAATTACCTTCACCAAAATTCAACATCCATTATTTACTCGATCACGAGCTCCTGAAGCTTCTTCAGCCTTGCGTAATATCCGTCCGTAGACAACAGTTCCTCGTGAGTGCCCATCTCTACGAGCCTGCCCTTGTCCATCACGAGAATGCAGTCGGCCTCCTTGATCGTCGCCAGCCGATGAGCGACGACGACAATCGTTTGGTGTCCCTTAATTCGCTCAATGGTCTCTTGGATATATTGCTCTGAGATGGCATCAATGGAAGACGTAATCTCGTCAAACAATAGGATCGGCGCCTCTTTGAGCAAAGCACGCGCGATAGCGATTTTTTGCCGTTGTCCGCCCGAGAGTTTCACGCCCGACTCGCCCACCTGTGTCCGGAAGCCGTCTTGA encodes:
- a CDS encoding copper amine oxidase N-terminal domain-containing protein, with protein sequence MMKKTNKIWALALLTVSIVSSGTIQTHAVSADGTYSHENMTPTIFIDGVKQDLTGFIMPSGTTLVPFRAFFDSLKIDAEFNNNTKTLLAKNDKTTIKLTADEIYGYVNDNKIKLGQSPAIVNDMFYVNLRFIAEAYGATVSFNKEDLKISISLPTDNVDIS
- a CDS encoding P1 family peptidase, which produces MYMGKSNDSLSLEPDTNTNKAILEYDFPAIKVGIAEYKEGPTGCTVLYFPETVRAAVDVRGGSPSTFTTDNHNFSAGERVLDAICLTGGSVHGLEAVTGVTSELLAQSGYSTNSMPRVAAATIYDFVGRDNAIYPDKQLGSAAFLSTQINKFPMGATGAGRSAKVGKGFNHWETGGQGAAFRQIGPTKIVVYTVVNSMGAILGRDGSIVRGYYDNHTNTRYMNLENLMDDSVKKLGNTTLTVVVTNQKLPPVSLRQLSKQVHTSMARAIYPFHTIDDGDVLFMASTNEVDNPDLNAGHIGLFASELAWDAVLNSFEINN
- a CDS encoding tyrosine-type recombinase/integrase, whose translation is MEEDVIHLKISCQTTREKALLEFLYSTGCRIGEVERINIEDLNWENCSAIVNGKGSKQREIYFTTECKVWLKKYLASRKDSCKALFVTDTNPVKRMAIPTLRWAIKRLAVRGAIEANVYPHRFRHTYACQLLDNGAPLDFIQGMLGHEKASTTQIYAQLRGERRRELYRRFF
- a CDS encoding IS110 family transposase, translated to MTPEGKEICTFPTKTVFLLQLIDWIKNHGCTHVAMESTGVFWKPIVNLLESEDIEFLVVNAQHMKALPGRKTDVKDAEWIAQLLRHGLLKASFIPNRTQRELRELVRYRRSIIEERARQHNRIQKVLEGANIKLGSVVSDIMGVSSKEMLRAIADGEEDPEKLANLAQRSLKKKKSELELALRGYVNPHQRLMIKTILTHIDFLSEQIERLDQEVALRVSSFQEDVERLDSIPGIAPRMAEQILAELGTNIEKQFPSAAHLCSWAALVPGHNESAGKRKSSKGKKGNKYLKSALTEAAHSVGASKNYLGAMYRRALAKKGRKRAAVIVAHAMLRIAYYLLSRKEMYVDLGEDYFERHKQAAIVRNSVRRLESLGYAVSISEVS
- a CDS encoding GNAT family N-acetyltransferase, encoding MLFRSLIEDDLERCIALFIEVFNQPPWNNKWTYDVTKQLFLDFWKTPGFRGYVAIDESNGNSIVATILGKEKQWWRGKEYLIEEFFVKSELQGLGIGSKMLEFTYADIKPLGIDNVILLTNTFAPAYNFYLKREFKENQTLRLLYKNI
- a CDS encoding pentapeptide repeat-containing protein; its protein translation is MYIERDITIEELIIELNNGIRSFRSIDVVNSGDLSNWDLQGVTFDECFLTGVDFTKCNLKNARLIATNLKTCIFQDADLTDAEIRYCAVESVDWHGAVINGTVFEENSSYGQMLSRVDLEQMVI